The following coding sequences lie in one Halogeometricum rufum genomic window:
- a CDS encoding PINc/VapC family ATPase, whose translation MKIVPDTSAVIDGRVSERVESDDEVTTICVPEAVVGELESQANQGYDTGWEGLSELQRLAELADDGVVTVKYVGRRTKPSEATGAHEGDIDAVIRDVAEEQEATLLTSDQVQAEVARAKGIDVEFVEARTRGSGDLVIEEFFDDQTMSVHLKTGTKPKAKRGAIGEMHYQTIDEEVSDEETMKAWADDIENSARASPDGFVELSEPGMNIVQFRDYRIAIARPPFADGIEITAVRPIVKTDLDEYEFADELRDRLAERQRGVLISGSPGAGKSTFAQAVAEFLNDSDYAVKTMEKPRDLQVGPEITQYTALGGQMSKTADSLLLVRPDYTIYDEVRKTDDFEVFADMRLAGVGMVGVVHATRAIDALQRLVGRVELGMIPQVVDTVVYIEDGRVDTVYDVQTQVKVPEGLTAEDLARPVIQVTDFETNTPAYEIYTFNRQVVTVPLGEEAEGRDETGVSRLARQEIEREIRSIARGHVEVELQGQDKATVYVDEDDISYVIGKGGGRISDVEDRLGIDIDVRTHDENPAQSGSGSASQSSADEGEVVTPEVTSRHVVVRMDEHVGETVEVRADGDYLFTATVGRGGDIQVSRGSAIADELEQAIDRKQRITVHPA comes from the coding sequence ATGAAGATAGTGCCGGACACGAGCGCGGTCATCGACGGTCGCGTGTCCGAGCGAGTCGAGTCGGACGACGAGGTGACGACTATCTGCGTCCCCGAAGCCGTCGTCGGCGAACTCGAATCGCAGGCGAATCAGGGGTACGACACCGGCTGGGAGGGCCTCTCGGAACTCCAACGCCTCGCCGAACTCGCCGACGACGGCGTCGTGACCGTCAAGTACGTCGGTCGTCGCACGAAACCGAGCGAGGCCACGGGCGCACACGAGGGCGACATCGACGCCGTCATCCGCGACGTGGCCGAGGAACAGGAGGCGACGCTCCTGACGAGCGACCAGGTGCAGGCCGAAGTCGCGCGGGCGAAGGGCATCGACGTGGAGTTCGTCGAGGCGCGAACCCGCGGGTCCGGCGACCTCGTCATCGAGGAGTTCTTCGACGACCAGACGATGTCGGTCCACCTCAAGACCGGGACGAAGCCGAAGGCGAAACGCGGTGCCATCGGCGAGATGCACTACCAGACCATCGACGAGGAGGTGTCCGACGAGGAGACGATGAAGGCGTGGGCCGACGACATCGAGAACTCCGCGCGCGCCTCCCCCGACGGCTTCGTCGAACTGTCCGAACCGGGCATGAACATCGTCCAGTTCCGCGACTACCGCATCGCCATCGCCCGCCCGCCGTTCGCCGACGGCATCGAGATAACCGCCGTCAGGCCCATCGTCAAGACCGACCTCGACGAGTACGAGTTCGCGGACGAACTCCGCGACCGACTCGCCGAACGCCAGCGCGGCGTCCTCATCTCGGGGTCGCCCGGCGCGGGGAAGTCCACGTTCGCGCAGGCCGTCGCCGAGTTCCTGAACGACAGCGACTACGCCGTGAAGACGATGGAGAAACCGCGCGACCTGCAGGTCGGTCCCGAAATCACGCAGTACACCGCCCTCGGCGGGCAGATGTCGAAGACGGCCGACTCGCTGCTCCTCGTTCGCCCCGACTACACCATCTACGACGAGGTGCGGAAGACGGACGACTTCGAGGTGTTCGCGGACATGCGCCTCGCCGGCGTCGGTATGGTCGGCGTCGTCCACGCGACGCGCGCCATCGACGCCCTCCAGCGACTGGTCGGCCGCGTCGAACTCGGCATGATTCCGCAGGTGGTCGACACCGTCGTCTACATCGAAGACGGCCGCGTCGACACCGTCTACGACGTGCAGACGCAGGTGAAGGTGCCCGAGGGACTCACGGCGGAGGACCTCGCCCGCCCGGTCATCCAGGTGACGGACTTCGAGACGAACACGCCCGCCTACGAGATTTACACGTTCAACCGACAGGTCGTCACCGTCCCCCTCGGCGAGGAGGCGGAGGGCCGCGACGAGACGGGCGTGAGTCGCCTCGCGCGACAGGAGATAGAGCGCGAGATTCGCTCCATCGCCCGCGGCCACGTCGAGGTCGAACTGCAGGGACAGGACAAGGCGACGGTGTACGTCGACGAGGACGACATCTCCTACGTCATCGGGAAGGGCGGCGGCCGCATCTCGGACGTCGAGGACCGTCTCGGCATCGACATCGACGTGCGGACCCACGACGAGAACCCGGCCCAGTCGGGGTCGGGGTCGGCGTCCCAGTCGTCGGCCGACGAGGGCGAAGTCGTCACGCCCGAGGTCACCTCCCGGCACGTCGTCGTCCGGATGGACGAACACGTCGGCGAGACGGTGGAGGTGCGCGCCGACGGCGACTACCTGTTCACCGCCACCGTCGGCCGCGGCGGCGACATCCAGGTGTCGCGCGGCAGCGCCATCGCCGACGAACTCGAACAGGCCATCGACCGCAAGCAGCGCATCACCGTCCACCCGGCGTAG
- a CDS encoding MarR family transcriptional regulator, with amino-acid sequence MAEAEQESLDDLPPSAKLVFKVLEYNGPLTQKGIVQESMLSARTVRYALERLEGIGVVDEDVYFADARQNLYQLTDAAPERPSESDADEAEACCAE; translated from the coding sequence ATGGCTGAGGCAGAACAGGAGAGTCTCGACGACCTCCCTCCGAGTGCGAAGTTAGTTTTCAAAGTGCTCGAATACAACGGACCCCTGACGCAGAAGGGAATCGTCCAGGAGTCGATGCTGTCGGCTCGGACGGTCCGGTACGCACTCGAACGACTCGAGGGAATCGGCGTCGTCGACGAAGACGTCTACTTCGCAGACGCGCGACAGAACCTCTACCAACTCACCGACGCGGCTCCGGAACGTCCTTCGGAGAGCGACGCGGACGAGGCAGAGGCCTGCTGCGCCGAATAA
- a CDS encoding EMC6-like membrane protein, whose product MATETQTGLSGHMRGVTVTTLACLAGIGAAFGSGALVGLGATPVAEAATNQQTLAVLGAFVLAQFPLLRVVGVDVGDFGAKDYLYVVFMTFTLWYISYGIMLTSGVSL is encoded by the coding sequence ATGGCAACGGAAACGCAGACGGGCCTCTCCGGTCACATGCGGGGGGTCACGGTCACCACACTCGCCTGTCTCGCCGGCATCGGTGCCGCGTTCGGGTCGGGCGCGTTGGTCGGCTTAGGGGCGACACCCGTGGCCGAGGCGGCGACGAATCAGCAGACGCTGGCCGTCCTCGGCGCGTTCGTCCTCGCGCAGTTCCCCCTCCTGCGCGTCGTCGGCGTGGACGTGGGCGACTTCGGCGCGAAGGACTACCTCTACGTCGTCTTCATGACGTTCACGCTGTGGTACATCTCGTACGGCATCATGCTCACGTCGGGCGTCTCCCTGTAA
- a CDS encoding ribosome biogenesis/translation initiation ATPase RLI, with product MADDSIAVVDLDRCQPDRCSYECANYCPPNRTGKECIVTRGDYYEEDEPYDGGPDQIRISEEVCLGETCGICVEKCPFDAIEIINLPTELQEDPVHRYGENAFALYGLPVPEPGSVTGILGPNGIGKTTAVRALAGEMVPNLGDYGEEATWEAVLERYRGTELQNYIERVREEKVSIARKPQYVDQIPKQFDGVTSELLEATDERGKLDEYVERLGIAPVVDQPLDTLSGGELQRVALAATMARDRDFYFLDEITPYLDIGQRVTAARLIRELAEEEDRAVLAVEHDLAILDLLADTLHIAYGEPGAYGVVTDPKSVRNGINEYLKGYLSNENMRIRPDEITFHEHAPRETAKSDPLVDYPALEKSYGEGEFSLEVEPGTIYHSEVLGIVGPNGIGKSTLAKMFAGSLDPDVGELDFRLDIAYKPQYIEIDQPMRVDAFLSSITDDFGTSYWKTEVANPLQLGRIMERNLDDLSGGERQRVAIAATLSEDADLYVLDEPSAHLDVEQRVQATTAIRRYAENHDATVMVIDHDIYMIDLLADRLMVFDGESSVHGHAGTPQEMRAGMNDFLSDLDITFRRDERTQRPRINKPGSQLDSKQKREGEYYYSSTN from the coding sequence ATGGCGGACGACAGCATCGCGGTCGTCGACCTCGACCGGTGTCAACCGGACCGCTGCAGTTACGAGTGCGCCAACTACTGCCCCCCGAACCGGACGGGCAAGGAGTGCATCGTCACGCGCGGCGACTACTACGAGGAGGACGAACCGTACGACGGCGGCCCGGACCAGATTCGAATCTCCGAGGAGGTCTGCCTCGGCGAGACGTGCGGCATCTGCGTCGAGAAGTGTCCGTTCGACGCCATCGAGATAATCAACCTCCCCACGGAACTGCAGGAGGACCCGGTCCACCGCTACGGCGAGAACGCGTTCGCCCTCTACGGCCTGCCGGTCCCCGAACCGGGTTCTGTGACGGGCATCCTCGGCCCGAACGGCATCGGGAAGACGACGGCCGTCCGCGCCCTCGCGGGCGAGATGGTTCCCAACCTCGGCGACTACGGCGAGGAGGCGACGTGGGAGGCCGTCCTCGAACGGTACCGCGGGACGGAGTTGCAGAACTACATCGAACGCGTCCGCGAGGAGAAGGTCTCCATCGCGCGCAAACCGCAGTACGTCGACCAGATTCCCAAGCAGTTCGACGGCGTCACGAGCGAACTGCTGGAGGCGACGGACGAACGCGGCAAACTCGACGAGTACGTCGAGCGACTCGGCATCGCGCCCGTCGTCGACCAACCGCTCGACACCCTCTCGGGCGGCGAACTCCAGCGCGTCGCTCTGGCGGCGACGATGGCGCGCGACCGGGACTTCTACTTCCTCGACGAGATTACGCCGTACCTCGACATCGGCCAACGCGTCACGGCCGCGCGTCTCATCCGCGAACTCGCGGAGGAGGAGGACAGGGCCGTTCTCGCCGTCGAACACGACCTGGCCATCCTCGACCTTCTCGCCGACACGCTCCATATCGCCTACGGTGAACCCGGCGCGTACGGTGTCGTCACGGACCCCAAGTCCGTCCGCAACGGCATCAACGAGTATCTCAAGGGCTACCTCTCGAACGAGAACATGCGGATTCGCCCCGACGAGATAACGTTCCACGAACACGCGCCGCGGGAGACGGCCAAGAGCGACCCCCTCGTGGACTACCCCGCACTGGAGAAGTCCTACGGCGAGGGCGAGTTCTCGCTCGAAGTCGAACCCGGCACTATCTACCACTCCGAGGTGCTGGGCATCGTCGGCCCGAACGGCATCGGGAAGTCCACGCTGGCGAAGATGTTCGCCGGGTCGCTCGACCCCGACGTGGGCGAACTCGACTTCCGCCTCGACATCGCGTACAAGCCGCAGTACATCGAGATAGACCAGCCGATGCGGGTGGACGCGTTCCTCTCGTCCATCACGGACGACTTCGGCACCTCCTACTGGAAGACCGAAGTCGCCAACCCGCTCCAACTCGGCCGCATCATGGAGCGCAACCTCGACGACCTGTCGGGCGGCGAACGACAGCGCGTCGCCATCGCGGCGACCCTCTCGGAGGACGCCGACCTGTACGTGCTGGACGAACCCTCCGCCCACCTCGACGTCGAGCAACGCGTGCAGGCGACGACGGCCATCCGCCGGTACGCCGAGAACCACGACGCGACGGTGATGGTCATCGACCACGACATCTACATGATCGACCTGCTGGCGGACCGCCTGATGGTGTTCGACGGCGAGTCCTCCGTCCACGGGCACGCCGGGACGCCGCAGGAGATGCGCGCGGGGATGAACGACTTCCTCTCGGACCTCGACATCACGTTCCGCCGCGACGAGCGCACGCAGCGACCCCGCATCAACAAGCCCGGGTCGCAACTCGACAGCAAGCAGAAACGCGAGGGCGAGTACTACTACTCGTCTACGAACTGA
- the rtcA gene encoding RNA 3'-terminal phosphate cyclase yields the protein MLELDGGDGGGQLVRTALSLSALTGQAIRVENVRGSRPNRGLRPQHVAAVEAVGAATDATLDGVERESDAFSFAPEAVRGGTFTVDVGSAGSATLVCDAVAPLAVALDRPLTLTVRGGTDVKWSPPADFLRHVKLPLLRAVGVRADLSVHRRGFYPAGGGRLTLTLRPSSPSELRLSNRGPVERLSASAVASESLESASVAERMADAVRERLGGAGTAERPVKATARYVESDCPGAVVTLVADCGSSRAGFDAVGERGLPSEDVAGRAVEAFRSWRATGAPVDEHLGDQLLLWVALAGGELRLPRVTDHVRTNAETIRAFGYGLRVGDGEESRTGEETGADEEDGTGGVVATAPSPE from the coding sequence ATGCTCGAACTCGACGGCGGCGACGGCGGCGGCCAACTCGTCCGAACCGCGCTCTCGCTGTCCGCCCTCACGGGGCAGGCGATTCGCGTCGAGAACGTCCGGGGGAGCCGCCCGAACCGGGGGCTCCGACCGCAACACGTCGCCGCCGTCGAGGCCGTCGGCGCGGCGACGGACGCGACGCTCGACGGCGTCGAACGGGAGAGCGACGCCTTCTCGTTCGCCCCGGAGGCGGTCCGCGGCGGCACGTTCACGGTGGACGTCGGGTCGGCGGGGAGCGCGACCCTCGTCTGCGACGCCGTCGCACCGCTGGCCGTCGCACTCGACCGACCGCTCACGCTCACCGTCCGCGGCGGGACGGACGTGAAGTGGTCGCCGCCGGCGGACTTCCTCCGCCACGTGAAACTTCCCCTCCTGCGGGCCGTCGGCGTGCGCGCCGACCTGAGCGTCCACCGGCGCGGGTTCTACCCCGCGGGCGGCGGCCGTCTCACGCTGACGCTCCGGCCGTCGTCGCCGTCGGAACTCCGCCTGTCGAACCGCGGCCCGGTCGAACGCCTCTCGGCGTCCGCCGTCGCCTCGGAGTCGCTCGAATCGGCGTCGGTGGCCGAGCGGATGGCCGACGCCGTCCGTGAGCGACTGGGCGGCGCGGGAACGGCCGAGCGGCCGGTGAAGGCGACGGCGCGGTACGTCGAATCGGACTGTCCGGGCGCCGTCGTCACCCTCGTCGCCGACTGCGGGTCGTCGCGGGCGGGGTTCGACGCGGTCGGAGAGCGCGGCCTCCCGTCCGAGGACGTCGCCGGCCGGGCCGTCGAGGCGTTCCGGTCGTGGCGGGCGACGGGCGCGCCGGTGGACGAACACCTCGGCGACCAACTGCTCCTGTGGGTCGCCCTCGCCGGCGGCGAACTGCGACTCCCACGCGTCACCGACCACGTGCGGACGAACGCCGAGACGATACGGGCGTTCGGCTACGGGCTCCGAGTCGGCGACGGCGAGGAGAGTCGAACCGGCGAAGAGACGGGAGCCGACGAGGAGGACGGTACCGGCGGCGTGGTGGCGACCGCGCCGTCGCCCGAGTGA
- a CDS encoding universal stress protein: MHYVVAVDGSEPGEKALDHALMLATRLDATLSVVYSVEPRVVAEDGDEMYREDPDAAEERGEEILAAAEGRARESGVSVETVMLWGDPAQTIPSYAEENGVDGIVVGHRGLSRRVEGMVGSVAKSIVQRATVPVTVVR; the protein is encoded by the coding sequence ATGCACTACGTCGTGGCCGTCGACGGCTCTGAACCCGGGGAGAAGGCACTCGACCACGCGCTGATGCTCGCGACGCGTCTCGACGCGACGCTGTCGGTCGTCTACTCGGTCGAACCCAGAGTCGTCGCCGAAGATGGCGACGAGATGTACCGAGAGGACCCCGACGCCGCCGAGGAACGCGGCGAGGAGATACTGGCGGCCGCCGAGGGACGCGCCCGGGAGTCCGGCGTCTCCGTCGAGACGGTGATGCTGTGGGGCGACCCCGCGCAGACGATTCCGTCCTACGCCGAGGAGAACGGCGTGGACGGCATCGTCGTCGGCCACCGCGGCCTCTCCCGTCGCGTCGAGGGGATGGTCGGCAGCGTCGCCAAGAGCATCGTCCAGCGCGCCACCGTCCCCGTCACCGTCGTCCGATAG
- a CDS encoding archaemetzincin family Zn-dependent metalloprotease encodes MLVDIVPIGDLPAQVKREASAALRGVYDCDVTVHSEQSIPEGAFDRGRNQYRAEQFIELASRVGSGEKNIGITAQDLYYRRRNYVFGLAYLNGNGSVISTYRLQTSSDGGISTKPQAEVFSDRVRKEVVHEIGHTLGLEHCDNSKCVMSFSPTVREVDVKEEHLCGTCSRLVH; translated from the coding sequence ATGCTTGTCGATATCGTGCCTATCGGGGACCTCCCTGCGCAGGTGAAGCGCGAGGCTTCTGCGGCCCTCCGCGGCGTCTACGACTGCGACGTCACCGTCCACAGCGAGCAGTCCATCCCCGAAGGCGCGTTCGACCGCGGCCGGAACCAGTATCGAGCGGAGCAGTTCATCGAACTCGCGAGTCGGGTCGGCAGCGGCGAGAAGAACATCGGTATCACGGCGCAGGACCTCTACTACCGGCGTCGAAACTACGTCTTCGGACTCGCCTATCTCAACGGAAACGGGTCGGTCATCTCGACGTATCGGCTCCAGACGTCCTCCGACGGCGGCATCTCGACCAAGCCGCAGGCCGAGGTGTTCTCCGACCGGGTCCGGAAGGAAGTCGTCCACGAAATCGGCCACACGCTCGGACTCGAACACTGCGACAACTCGAAGTGCGTCATGTCCTTCTCCCCCACGGTCCGCGAGGTGGACGTGAAGGAGGAACACCTCTGCGGCACCTGTAGCCGACTGGTCCACTGA
- a CDS encoding UPF0146 family protein, protein MESPVRDALTARLSEYERLTEVGVGRRPAVAVALAAAGSAVTVTDVHPFDVPPELRFVEDDVVAASERADPGPAYRADAVYALNLPPELHRPVRDVAAAVDADFLFTTLGFDAPAVPCDAETLADGAETLYVVACDDRPKGQR, encoded by the coding sequence GTGGAATCCCCAGTTCGAGACGCTCTTACTGCACGTCTCTCGGAGTACGAGCGACTCACGGAGGTCGGGGTCGGCCGCCGTCCGGCGGTGGCCGTCGCCCTCGCCGCCGCCGGGTCGGCGGTGACCGTCACGGACGTCCACCCGTTCGACGTTCCCCCCGAACTCCGCTTCGTCGAGGACGACGTCGTGGCCGCGAGCGAACGCGCAGACCCCGGCCCGGCGTACCGCGCCGACGCCGTCTACGCACTGAACCTCCCGCCCGAACTCCACCGGCCGGTCCGCGACGTGGCTGCCGCCGTCGACGCGGACTTCCTGTTCACCACGCTCGGCTTCGACGCGCCCGCCGTCCCCTGCGACGCCGAGACGCTGGCCGACGGCGCCGAGACGCTGTACGTCGTCGCCTGCGACGACCGTCCGAAAGGACAACGCTAA
- a CDS encoding TIGR01548 family HAD-type hydrolase produces MHADAVVLDVDGVLVDVADSYRRAIVESIARLYDRTIDKADVQRFKDAGGFNNDWELTDAAALCLLVDDRAPMSVAEFTDRIHDRGGGLAAAEAVAEAHLDPDDYAAVSEAWDREGLREAFQALYLGTDRYRELEGGDPPFEAPGYIHDEPVIVEGETLDYLTSNHRVGVLTGRPAAEADIALSRARLAVPEDHRFTMDDWEEGKPHPRALTTLADRLDAESVVFVGDTLDDVRTAVNAAEADAGRTYHGVGVLTGGLTGEAGREKYEAAGAAAVVDSVNDLPDLLTAQE; encoded by the coding sequence ATGCACGCAGACGCAGTCGTCCTCGACGTGGACGGCGTCCTCGTCGACGTGGCCGACTCTTACCGCCGCGCAATCGTCGAGTCGATAGCGCGCCTGTACGACCGGACCATCGACAAGGCCGACGTCCAACGGTTCAAGGACGCCGGCGGCTTCAACAACGACTGGGAACTGACGGACGCCGCCGCGCTCTGTCTCCTCGTCGACGACCGAGCGCCGATGTCGGTCGCCGAGTTCACCGACCGCATCCACGACCGCGGCGGGGGACTCGCCGCCGCCGAAGCCGTCGCCGAGGCCCACCTCGACCCCGACGACTACGCGGCCGTCAGCGAGGCGTGGGACCGCGAGGGCCTCCGCGAGGCGTTTCAGGCGCTCTACCTCGGAACGGACCGCTACCGCGAACTGGAGGGCGGGGACCCGCCGTTCGAGGCCCCGGGCTACATCCACGACGAACCGGTCATCGTCGAGGGAGAGACGCTCGACTACCTCACCTCCAACCACCGCGTCGGCGTCCTCACCGGCCGCCCCGCCGCCGAGGCGGACATCGCCCTCTCGCGCGCCCGTCTGGCCGTCCCCGAGGACCACCGGTTCACGATGGACGACTGGGAGGAGGGCAAGCCTCACCCCCGCGCCCTCACGACGCTGGCGGACCGCCTCGACGCCGAGAGCGTCGTCTTCGTCGGCGACACCCTCGACGACGTGCGGACCGCCGTCAACGCCGCCGAGGCGGACGCCGGCAGGACGTACCACGGCGTCGGCGTCCTCACGGGCGGCCTGACCGGCGAGGCGGGCCGCGAGAAGTACGAGGCGGCGGGCGCGGCGGCCGTCGTCGACTCGGTGAACGACCTGCCGGACCTGCTGACCGCTCAGGAGTGA
- a CDS encoding DUF7534 family protein → MSDTLSHLTRFLVVMFAVDALGLGVWAILPATAGIRQYVLLGTLVVAPLIAFLVTYGPEFESP, encoded by the coding sequence GTGAGCGACACGCTCTCGCACCTCACGCGGTTTCTGGTCGTGATGTTCGCCGTGGACGCCCTCGGCCTCGGCGTCTGGGCCATCCTGCCGGCGACGGCGGGGATACGGCAGTACGTCCTGCTCGGGACGCTCGTCGTCGCGCCCCTGATAGCCTTCCTCGTCACGTACGGTCCCGAGTTCGAGTCGCCGTGA
- the npdG gene encoding NADPH-dependent F420 reductase, with protein sequence MRIALLGGTGDIGEGLALRWAYHTDHDVVVGSRDPDKARAKADEYETELSSRGRDVKVNGFANEMAADRASIVVLAVPPYHVADTVEAVSDSLAEGDVLVTPAAGIKRDDDGFHYHPPGAGSVTQLVADAAPEGVAVVGAFHNLAAGRLADLDAELGIDTLVVGDDFDSKDMVMRLAEEIPELRALDVGGIANAAEVESLTPLLINVARNNDGMHDLGVQFR encoded by the coding sequence ATGCGAATCGCACTTCTCGGTGGGACCGGCGACATCGGCGAGGGACTCGCCCTGCGCTGGGCCTACCACACGGACCACGACGTGGTCGTCGGCTCGCGCGACCCGGACAAGGCCCGCGCGAAGGCCGACGAGTACGAGACGGAACTGTCGAGTCGCGGCCGCGACGTGAAGGTCAACGGCTTCGCCAACGAGATGGCCGCCGACCGGGCGTCTATCGTCGTCCTCGCGGTGCCGCCGTACCACGTCGCCGACACCGTCGAGGCCGTCTCGGACAGTCTCGCCGAGGGCGACGTGCTGGTGACGCCCGCGGCGGGCATCAAGCGCGACGACGACGGCTTCCACTACCACCCGCCGGGCGCCGGCAGCGTCACGCAGTTGGTCGCCGACGCCGCCCCCGAGGGCGTCGCCGTCGTCGGCGCGTTCCACAACCTCGCGGCGGGCCGCCTCGCGGACCTGGACGCCGAGTTGGGCATCGACACCCTCGTGGTCGGCGACGACTTCGACTCGAAGGACATGGTGATGCGACTCGCCGAGGAGATACCGGAACTCCGCGCCCTCGACGTGGGCGGCATCGCCAACGCCGCGGAAGTCGAGTCGCTCACGCCGCTTCTCATCAACGTCGCCCGGAACAACGACGGCATGCACGACCTGGGCGTGCAGTTCCGGTAG
- a CDS encoding MFS transporter produces MSRWFGGDEPSVRFVAGSLIAGVFFGGVGAGVAFPTLPTFGPILGISPFLVGLILSTNRFTRLVMNTPAGQVLDRYGTRRPMIAGFVGQGLAPFGYVLGLHAAVVPLDSATVFVLSRAVWGVGSAFVFVGAFSTITHVTTAANRGKWVGYMRGGQSLGFPAGLVVGGLVTDALGYSEAFLVAGCAGLFAAAVVALVLPNVRTDVSATSSLREVPKLVRTDVRIFTVGAVNFAVRFLFAGVLLSTAVLYAGAHDISIGVLSETGVSGVVMAVAVVASSLTTLVVGRYSDRLSNRAALTLPALGLLAAGFALLALVPTLAATLVAVALVGVGVGGSNPPLLAYLGDLSPSDDVGKLGGVYNVFGDLGSTLGPLVAVPLVEIVGFRAEYLACVGLVLVVGALVAKTLYGEAATVPRSELS; encoded by the coding sequence GTGAGCCGGTGGTTCGGCGGCGACGAACCGAGCGTTCGCTTCGTCGCCGGGAGCCTCATCGCCGGCGTGTTCTTCGGCGGCGTCGGCGCCGGCGTCGCCTTCCCGACGCTCCCGACGTTCGGACCCATCCTCGGCATCTCGCCGTTCCTCGTCGGCCTCATCCTCTCGACCAACCGTTTCACTCGACTGGTGATGAACACGCCCGCCGGGCAGGTGCTGGACCGGTACGGGACGCGCCGGCCGATGATAGCCGGCTTCGTCGGGCAGGGACTCGCGCCGTTCGGCTACGTCCTCGGCCTCCACGCGGCCGTCGTCCCCCTCGACAGCGCGACGGTGTTCGTCCTCTCGCGGGCCGTCTGGGGGGTCGGCTCCGCGTTCGTGTTCGTCGGCGCGTTCAGCACCATCACGCACGTCACGACGGCGGCGAACCGCGGCAAGTGGGTCGGCTACATGCGCGGCGGCCAGAGCCTCGGCTTCCCGGCCGGACTCGTGGTCGGCGGCCTCGTCACCGACGCCCTCGGCTACTCGGAGGCGTTCCTCGTCGCCGGCTGTGCCGGCCTGTTCGCCGCCGCCGTCGTCGCGTTGGTCCTCCCGAACGTTCGCACCGACGTCTCGGCGACGAGTTCGCTGCGCGAGGTGCCGAAACTCGTCCGGACGGACGTGCGCATCTTCACCGTCGGCGCGGTCAACTTCGCCGTCCGGTTCCTGTTCGCCGGCGTCCTCCTCTCGACGGCCGTCCTCTACGCCGGCGCGCACGACATCAGCATCGGCGTGCTGTCCGAGACGGGCGTCAGCGGCGTCGTCATGGCCGTCGCCGTCGTCGCGTCGAGTCTCACCACGCTCGTCGTCGGTCGCTACTCGGACCGGCTCTCGAACCGCGCGGCGCTGACGCTGCCGGCACTCGGACTGCTCGCCGCCGGGTTCGCCCTCCTCGCCCTCGTCCCGACGCTCGCGGCGACGCTGGTCGCCGTCGCCCTCGTCGGCGTCGGCGTCGGCGGGTCGAACCCGCCGTTGCTCGCGTACCTCGGCGACCTCAGCCCCTCGGACGACGTGGGCAAACTCGGCGGCGTCTACAACGTGTTCGGCGACCTCGGGTCGACGCTCGGCCCCCTCGTCGCGGTACCGCTGGTCGAGATAGTCGGGTTCCGCGCGGAGTATCTGGCCTGCGTCGGACTGGTCCTCGTCGTCGGCGCCCTCGTCGCGAAGACGCTGTACGGGGAGGCGGCGACGGTGCCGCGGTCGGAACTGTCGTAG
- a CDS encoding preprotein translocase subunit SecD family protein, protein MPPSRRATLGLFGTTATALLAGCSAAGLETDDDATAQSGSRTETDEGGTPTADAADPASVEMRLVGPETDRTLFTGAGVSRVGEVQKQRSGGYGLPVVLADATAAEVSEAFRAAGVGEDPDPFEVVLRYDGETVNRFGVSARLAADIAEGEWEGEFILMVEDRETAAEIRQTLADD, encoded by the coding sequence ATGCCGCCCTCCAGACGTGCGACGCTCGGACTGTTCGGAACGACAGCGACAGCCCTCCTCGCGGGATGCTCCGCCGCGGGACTGGAAACCGACGACGACGCGACGGCGCAATCGGGTTCGAGAACCGAGACGGACGAAGGCGGAACGCCGACCGCCGACGCCGCGGACCCGGCGAGCGTCGAGATGCGCCTCGTCGGCCCAGAGACGGACCGGACGCTGTTCACCGGGGCCGGCGTGTCGCGCGTCGGCGAGGTGCAGAAACAGCGGTCGGGCGGGTACGGCCTGCCGGTCGTCCTCGCCGACGCCACGGCGGCCGAGGTGAGCGAGGCGTTTCGCGCGGCCGGCGTCGGCGAAGACCCCGACCCGTTCGAGGTGGTCCTGCGGTACGACGGCGAGACGGTCAACCGGTTCGGCGTCTCGGCGCGTCTCGCGGCGGACATCGCCGAGGGCGAGTGGGAGGGAGAGTTCATCCTGATGGTCGAGGACCGCGAGACCGCCGCGGAGATTCGGCAGACTCTCGCGGACGACTGA